The stretch of DNA AAAAGATCTCGGCTGGAGCCTGTTGATCCTCGCAGACCTCGACCATCCAGTCGGCCACCTCTTTCCTCATGTGGACTTTGATCTCGGTTTGTACCAGTTGGAAGTAGTTGACACTTTGTGGGATGTATCGGATCTCCTTCTTGAGGAGGGTCTTCAGCACCCGATCATCTCGGAAGATGACGGGATCACTGTAGGCCCTCAGCCCCAAATTGGGGCTTCCGTTGGGGACGATAACGGCCATTGCGGGGGTGCGTCTCTACATCGCTGAGTCTTACCTTCAATTGAAGGAGTAACAAAGGCCCAATGATGATTAGGAGGTGGAGATGATGACCTAAAAACTTTCTTCTTGTGGTAGGGTTTTGTTGGGACTGTTTCCTCTCCAGGTGAAAGTGTCTATGGGATGGATAACTGATCCTAGTTGAGTGGTTGCGGAGCGACGGAGCAGTACCTCTCGGCCCTGAAGAATCATGGAAGGCGACTGAAGAGATCGGGCTTTGTGTGTGTGCCACTTCAGTCCTGTTCATGCAAGGCAAGACTAGACCCTCATTCTTGCGGCGCTCCCCTCGTCGacgtcctcctcctcgtcctcttcatcTTGCCCATCAATCCAAGGGTAGTAAGAGTTGGAAGGCAATCCTCCCAGACAAACACCGCATACTCAGGCACGAACACGTCTCGCTTCACGAACCTCCTGGATGTTGGCCAGCCTGCCAAAATCTCAATTGCATGCACTTTGTCGGCCCCGTCGTCGGATGGACGGCTCCACCGGCGAGCCATCCCCGTCATGATCTCCTCCAAATTCGGGCAGTGCCAAAGGGGCAAAGCAACCATCCACCAACCCATCCACCCCAGGTCTTCCAAGGGACCCAGAGTGAGTCCGTTTTTCGGGGTTGGGGGAggggaagggggaggggggtgCCATTTTTAGGGTGCATGGTGTGTTAGAGAAGGCTTAGAGACAATGCGAGTAACCTTGAGCTGGCGGCACAACCACCACCTTGTCGCATGAGCGAGAATTATAACAATCCGTGCCAGGTTTGTATGGTGGAAGTGGAAGTATGTTCTACGAGATAGATGTTGGTTGATCCATTGCACATATGTTGAAAACCCCGGGCATGAGCTGATGGTTGCTCCGTACGCACATGAGGTCTCCTTCATTCCCTTGTACCTACCTCGCTCTAATTTAGAGGAGGTACGTAGATTCTCTGATTTTCTGCTGGAGAAAGACGGCGCGAGAGGAAATAGGCTTGAGAAGGGCTGTGAATTGAAAACCTTTGTGTGGCTGGAAATGTCGTCATGCGTGAAGAGCACTGGAAACGGGGGAGGATCGGAGGATCGAGCCTGAAAAATGACCTGTGTCCTTGAAGTTTGATCTATCATTCGGACGGATTTCACTATTCTCGCTTCCACGTTGAAAATAGTTGGAAGTCacagtaatagtagtagtcCATACAAGATGAAGACTACGTTCGAGTGTTTTCCCCTTCTGGGATTCGGATTGCCCGCTAAATCAACACTCATGTCCTCGAAATGCCCGACAGTTGGACATGTTTTTTCTCCGCTCCGTCAAAGTATTTTCGAAGGACTCGTTAGGGGGGATTCGATTTGACCCAATTCCTTCTTTCGTTTGACGGATGATATATGACAATATATCAATTGCTTCTCATCCCCACCGAGCATCCAACCCTCGACATCTTTGCCTTTCGGCCAGACAAAATGCATTCACTGACGTTTATTCGTCTCATTAGAGAGTAATGTAATTGTCGGCCCTCCCCCATCTTTTGGCACACACCCTTTCCAGGCGACTTGTCACACTTGCTCCAAATGACACACATTTGATGCTCATGCCTTCTCCTAAGAGGTCATATGAGGGCTCCAGTTTAGCCTCCGTGACTTGAGCTCGGACTATCTTTTACCATGCCAATCTCCTCTTAGATCGAGATTTGAGGAGACCaaggaggcaaaaaaatgggtCATATTTTCGGTCTGTTCTGGAGCAATGCAAATCCATGAACAAACGCGAGATTGTCTAGACATTGATCCTCATCATGATCCTCATCATCGGCACCCAGTTCCCGCCCCAAGCAAGACCACGATAGTCGACTGTCGGCGTCGTTGGCGACAAAAGTgcaaaatcatcatttttcgAGCCCATTCAACTCGAATTGTTTACGAGATGGATGGCTGCGAGAAATGTGTGGGCTAAGCTCGATGTAAGCCACATTTAGGCCCAAAGTGATTTGATCGAACTTCTCCGCGATTTCTCGGCAACGACATCGCCGATGAAGTGGAGCCACATCATACTTAATTGGGATAAAATCGATGACAGTGCAATTGCCGTTGCATAAACAGAATGTCGGCCAAAGTCGAGTGCCTggaaaatgattttgcaaTTCCGGGGTAGGCCAGTTTGCAAGCGAATAACAATTGTGGGTAACTGACCTTAAGAGAGTGCATTGACATCTTCCGCCAAAACGACATACCACTCTAGCACAGCCAGTTACTACATTGATCCATGTATCACACAACACATCTCGTACGTATGTATGAACAAAAGAGCTGTTGCTAATTTCTTTGTAAACATGTCTGATCCATGCAATACGTAGGTAGGCCTCCATGAAGTCATAGAAAAGAATCCTAGCATAACCCACACGTCTTTTCGACATTCCTGGGCATCTCAAGTGTCGATGAGGACAAGCGAAAATGGTCGAGGAATTTCGGTGATCTGATTGTTCTGCAGGGAACTACTCCAGGCAAGGGTCAGGTCATCTGGACAATGGTCATTGACCAAAGGTGAGCCTTAAAAAAGTTCTAGCCAAACATTTGAACTGGGACTGGACAATGGATGGATGTCTTGCGAACCCTGCTCATCATTTACTCCGTCACTGATTGACATCTTGGAAGGAGGTCTTCATCTGCGATTCTTTGGCCTTGGGAGTGATATTTTTACACATAATCGATCTCCTCTAATACCTTTTGTTTTAACAAATCTATTACCAAGAATGAACAATCTAGCTTTGAACACTATGTGGGTAAGCCCCAACGAGTTCATCATTAAGAAATAGCTATACTTCGAGTTCTCTTAGCTGTGTCATTTAGTGTTCAAATACACCCAGCTCTAGACGTGACAGATACTTTCGTGTATTGGGGGTTTAACTTCGAGTCGTTTGTTGAACATCCAACAAAAAAATCGTTAGTGAGACAACAGTCCCAACAGGTCTCAAACGCATTCCAAAGGTCAGATCGTCTCCACCAATTGGACAGCACGGAAAATGGTCGAGAAGTGTAATTTTTGACCCTTGAACAACAGTTGAAGAATTTGGCGCGTTAATGAGTTATGTCATGATCCTAACAGGTTGAAGCCATATGATTTGATAATGGCAACCCAGTCGGTGGGGCGAACGAACGAATACATGGATCAACGATCAAAACTCGTTCTGAATCCGAGGCTAATCTACGTACGTAATGGCACTGCTCGCTATGGAGATTCATCTAAAAGGATCAGTCACGGACACGAGATTTCGAGCTCCGACAACAAGTCGAATATCACTTAGTTCCTgccttgaacttgatttttttgtcaagtgTCTCCTCTTTTTCTACGTTGACTTGCCCAACTTCCACCCTACTGTCCACTTTTCGAGCAGACTCGGTCCACTCTACGTACTGGAATAGAATTATACGAATAACCCCCTTGGACGGATGAAGTAGAAGAAGGCACGTTCAACGATTGGTGGCTCTGTTTTGAGTTGAGCAGCGGACAggtttttgactttttcaagGACTTCCATCTCATGCTCTTCCTAGGTCCGTATCCCAGGGTGTGGGGGTAAAGCCAAGGAAGCACCCCCTCCCCTGCCAAAAAAACCCTCACTGGCAAGGCCAAAGTTTATGAGAACGTCATATCCGTGAAGTCATATTTGGGTGCTTTATTAAAGGGATAATTAAGGGTGATAGTCGAAGCCATGGGATCCTTGCGATAAGACAGAGGCCGGGATTCCTTCCAGATTATCGATACTGGGAAGAATGTCCAAGTCATTAGGGACGATTTTGATCTTGCTTCCAACTCGAGAATGGCAGAAACAAAACGGTGGAAGAcactttttttcgtttattttTGGGCATTTCGGGTTTGAACGACTGGGCGGGGCGGGGCATTTGGCCACACAACAGGTTCCTTCACGACATCAAAGATGCCCATCCCCCTCAAGAAGTCTTGtgacaaagatgatgatgatgctgttgTGTCCATTGCCGATGAAGAAATTGATGGTCCTCGTTGATGTTGGTCCTCACAAATTTAGCGCATCGTTCGTTTTTTAGACAAGATAATGTTGGTGCTTGGGACGATAGTGCTCTTGTTGTGCGTGAAGAATGCATCTTGGTTCTAAAAAATCGTTGATGTCGTAGGGTTTGATATATTGGTGCAGAGAAGAAgccttggacatttttttcaagatcaacGCTCACAAATAAACCATTATTAGTGTCCAAAAAAGACCACCCCGACCGCCTAGGCATACTACTACAGACAGTATTTGGAGTCATATATGTAGAGGGAGAGTCTCTTGAATGGATCTGGCTCgacgtatttttttttgtttagctTGTTACTCGAAATACAGATATCGCTCGTGTAATGTACACACACGGTAAAAGCTTGGGGCTCAACCATCGTGACATGTTTTAATATAAATGCAATGAGATTTCTGATTCATAGCCCTGCGATTTCGCGGATGTGCGTTGTCCCATGACGAGACCATTGTCGTTCATCTTGAGCTACAGTCCCCGTACATACAGTCAGCACGATTCATTCAAGCTACCACTAGCTCTCACAACGAGAGTCACAATGGGTTACGAAGCCAGATGAAATTTCAGCGTATCAATGTAGTAGTTCCGCTGCTCACTCCCAAATCCCCGATTCCCATCTAGATCCATGGGACCTTTGGCTGACACTATGCGTGGACTGAGAGATATAGTACGTAATATTAAAAGCTTGTCATGAATGATTTCAGTGGGGAGCTACGTTTTTCCTAAACGATGGAACGGAAGTCACCACGCCAAGAAATTGTGCGGGTATCTATGTCAATTCCCGTCTGTCTCTCTCCCTCTGATTCTGGTGGCGACAATCATTATGTTAGTGGGAAATGCATACGTGGAATAGTTCTTGGGAGATAATTGGACTTTATGATCCGTGATCTGTCGTCGGACTcgttttttgaaagatttcagATGCTCTAAAACGTTCTTTATGAAACCGAGCGGTCTCAAGTTCATAACTTAATTTTGAGGATGTGAAATCTTATTATTATGCCTCTTGAGGAACCcacggttttttttatatttatattcGAACCTTCGACCATTTTTGGAAGTGACGTTCCGAGAAGCTTTGGCTGACTAATATGGCGAGTAGCACTTGAATTGTTCAATCTACGAGCTTTGAATACCTCAAGTCATGATTAGATCTCTTGGAGTGAGTCTCGTGGATTAGCCTATGATTGTTTCCTGCAGTAGGCATTTGCAAAAACTGGTCTTAGGActgtgcaattttttttcgatctGGCAAGAACCCGCTCACAGAGCACCGAAAaattactcactcactcactcactcactcactggctCGCTCATTCGAGCCAATTCGGCCTGTTTGAGCAAAACCGGCCAAGAGCATATTTCGCAATCGAACGAATTATCATTCGTTATCCGCTCTAACCCTCGGAACCATACATACAGTTCTTGAATCAGCCTAATTGATATGTGGATTAGTATGACGATTACTACACCGTCTTTCCAATTATTTGTCTTCGAAAATCGTGAGGCAAGAAGGAAACTGAACGTTTGTTGCGagtctttttcttttgagcaCAACATGGACTGTTGCCAGATTTGCGAATCATTCAAGGCTAATGTGATGTGGTCTATGTTGAAAATAGCAATGCTGAGAATTGCAAAAATCGTTACCATGATGAAGAAGCTGAAGGGCAGTGCCCCCAAGTCATCACGGCAGGCCCAGCTTTGTAGCACTGTAGCACTGTAGTGTGTATAATGTGTGTATGGTGAATTGTGAATGTAGAGACAGCCTATTAGTACTGTGAATGATGGAAATGTGCAATATACAAATTGGATATGACTCAAGCAAGCATTCAAAAGAGCAGGAACTGGCTTGGTAACGAAGAGGAGTCTTTCGAGTTTATGATTTGGAAACACTCGTTCAAGAAGAAGGATACAAGATCATCGGGATTTGGCATGGATTGAAATGTTAAAGTATGCTCTTTGTTGATTTTGCGGGCTTCGTTTGGGGATTGGGTTATGCggaggaatgaaattgattgtcATTTGCCATCGTCAAACATGTCAAGGAGTTCTTAGAATGATCTCTTTCctcgttttcaaattcaaggagcAATATTTGGCTTGATCCTTAAGCCCACAGCAGGCAGGCTTCTTTTAATGTCGCCAGATCATCTTATCTGGCCACACAAAGAAATCCATTATTGACTTTGGCAATGCTTCCAAACATTGATTCTTCTTGtgtgtgatgatgatgacgaccgagaagccagccagccagccgtGAGCGGCATTTCAAGACGATCACCAATCAATGGCCACACGTGTGTCAACGATTCAGACACATACGACATACATGACACGCACGGACAATCGAATCGGTCATACGCCGCCAACTTAACCCGATTAGGATGCTTCCAGTAATCAACAAACAACACCTAAGATGATTTCATTCAGCTGACTTGAGCTTGCTCCActatatattttcatttgactAGTTCAGCAAGACTATTAAGTACATTAGTTGAGGAAGTATATATCACATATCATCATTCTCGCTGGACGGAAGGTCAGTTTGGCCACCTTGAACCTGATCCTTGTCCATGGCTTCCTCCTCCATGAACGACGACTCTCTGCCAGTCTCCtccagaggaagaagaagcggCTGATTCGAAATGCAAGGGGGAGaaaagggaggaggaggaggaggaggattcaGGGGGGTCAgagggttggtggtggtggtggtggttcgGCTGCTGGACAATGTGGACGAGGAGAAGGATGACGGCGACTTCGAACTCGTCAGCTGATTTCCAGACGTCGGGGTTTTGCTCGGGGATGGCCTTGAAAGACTTGTAGCATGACTATGATCGGGGGATGAGTAGTACAGACTGTCTGAAGAGACGGAGGGGTCCTGCTGTCGCCCTCGAGAAGGGCCTTGAAGTCGACTCTCTCCCAAGCGTGTGCGGTCTTTGGATGTAGTTGAGTTGGACTCATGCCCGGGATTGGCTCCCGAAATGAACAGCTCCTCGATCTGATCAATGCAATGACGGAGCGAGTCCTGTAATAATTCACaatgatatttcaaataagTCTGCATCGAAAGAATGGTTCAGATTTGATCAGAAATGCTCACCAACTCGATATTAGTGTATTTGCGCAGCCTATCCACGAGGTCGTTGAGGTTCACCAAAGGACCCATAGGAGGCTGAGACTCGAAATCTTGTTGCATAGCCGAAGTGAGAGCCGCCGAGGCCACGATACTGGGTGGGACGGTCATGAACTGTGGATCAGTGTTACACAAGGTAATGAGGCGCTCGCTTTGTCGGCGCAACGACTCAAAATGAGCCGGATCTTGAAGGACTTCTTGGTCATGAGTTTGAACTGGAGGGTTTTGGAGAACGTCCAAAAGATGGTCGAGGTAATCATAGGCGGTAATGGCCGTTAGGTCCCACTGAAGGCGTGACAGTATCAGTAACTCCATGGActgattgaatgaaatgagaggAAATACGTAGATATGAAATGGATGGTTCTACCTCGGTATGCTCAGACAGATACTTGAATGGAACTCTTTGGGAGTTGGTGGTATGTTTTCCCATGGAAGTGCATCGTGAGCCCTGCTCATTTAAAAGGTCCTCTTTTATGGCCGCCCTAGGGATTATGCCATTCACTGAGGTCATAATGCATAATTGACGGGCGGGGGGGGGTTGACCAGAATACTAAAAAGGGGCTCGAAGCAACCACCCAAAGTACGACTCCAAAAATGGACTACCGACATTTTGGCGTGATAGTGGTCCATCCATCGCCTTCGTCATTCAATTGCCTTGTTTGAGCTGATATCACTCTCCAAGAACTTGATATAGCATAAACACATGTTCAAGTCCAATGTCATCTGGGGCAACTACGAGCGAGCAAGAGGTCTAGACCCAAACCCGCCGACCCCCCGACATTAGAGATCCATCTCTTTGGTGTTAAATTTGATATCCTCTTGCCAGAATGGAGTGAAGGCCAGACGAGGATTTGCATACAATAACGAGTCTTAATCGCAATATGAAACGAGAAGCCCCcaaccaaatgcatttcagTCGGGATCTCTTATTTCTTGTGTATCCCATTCCCCAATTCCATTGCCATTTCGTCATTCCCATCATTTGTTACCAGGCTCCTGGCCTCTTCCACTATGACTCCTCGAGTTGGTCTCTTTCCATGTGACAAGAAATTGTAGGCTAGGCaagctcatcatcatccccatgATGCGTACGTTTTGATGTCTGCTCAATCTTTGTATTATGTACACCGGCTGCACTGCACTCCCTCCCTCACTCTCACTCCCTTGCTACACACTCCATAGATACACCGGGTTCATCcgtacggacggacggacgtaCTTATGAACATACGTAGGAAGAGAAATCGAAAATAAGCAAGAGGCCTACTACTGCTCCAGTATCATCTCTGGCACCATTCCCCTACCTGGTTTCTTAGCCCCAGGGTGATTGAAATTGAGGGActttaaaaagaaatcttaCCAAGAGTTCGTCTCGGTCGTACGTATCGGCCGTATACTTCACAAGGGTGACAGCGGATATGGGATTGGATTCCATCATCTTGGAGGCCAGGAATATTGAACACGCTCCCAAGAGCTGGAATTGTTTCTTCCGCAATCGGATGGTGCTGAGGAATCGGTCCATGATGTTGGTGGCCAGGAGGAAGACGTCCACGTGACATCGTTGGTCGATACAGACGTCTAACATCCATTCCACCACGATCTTGCGCATGTGGATCTTGATCTCGTCCTGGAGATTGTGGTAATGCACCGAGTTTGGAACGTAGAAGTTCTCCAACTTGAGCATGTTCTGAATGACTCGTTTATGGCCCAGGATGGCTCTGTCCTTGTAGGCTCGGCAGAACTGAGGAATCCGGTCTTGATATTCACGCTCTGTTAGACTCGGTGTTCTCATGGCCGGAGAATGGAAGACCTCCTCGCACAGCAACGTATCCACCATATTTATTCCTCGAGGAAGGTAGATCACGTTCAATAGACTTCAGACAAGATTCTGTTCGACCGATGCCTGAGATGGATGGCGATGTCTGAGCTTTTGGGCCTAGGCCTTGGCGGATCCCAAGCCGATGGTGGGTTGATATGAGCTCGGAAATCCCTCGCTGATTCTCAATAGCTAGTAGTCTAGACTCGGTACAGTATAGAATCGCAGAGAGTGAGATTGTAATCAAACACTTTATCCCCAAGCTTGAGATGGATGAGGGGACTCGCCGACGAGTCGACTCGGAACAATGTGCCTCAACTAGTCTTTGTATCGCCCAAGCTTGTATTAGCCCATTGAAGTGGTTCAAGTCTGGTCGTCGAATGATCGGCAACACGGATGCTGCTAAACCTCCAGGATCCCTGgccaaccaccaccaacaccaacaccaccaacacgTCCGTCTGTCAATGAAACTGTCTCCGATGAAAAGAATTGCAATTTTCTGCTGAGACCCCGATTGCCGGAGGTGACGATCAGCGTCTACTCAATGTCTGATGAGGAATAACGCCGAGGAGGATGGCATTGACTGTCGTTGTATGTACGTAAGAGTGTTTGCCAATCCTCGCCTCGCTCGAAAGGTTTACGATAATCACCAACGGCTCATAAATGGCACGTCCAATCAAGCACAGCGGAGAGGAGCACAAAGTCTTGGCCAGACAATGTCTCGAAATGCCACAAGGATGATGATTCAGGCCTACATCGAATGTTGATCTCTGCAATAGTAGGTAGGCCTCAACGACACACTCGTGTTCACACTTCCAGCTCACCCTTGTAACTGCTTCGCCATATACGAAATGCagagacacacacacgcacgcacgcacgcactcaTTCCTCCCGCACCAACCTTTACGAGTCGTAGTGTAACTCACATATGTGTACGCACTATTATCCTCCGTCTTCACTTCGTCAGCGATCTGGCCAGTCCCGCTCGTTTACGTagcacttactcactcacttactcactcactgtATGAATACTACACAGTAGGCACTTCTACTTCTCCTTGTATGTGTAGTTTGTGTACATGTGCAAGGCGCCTTCTTCCACTGCCATGGGTACCACACCACTAcaagatgatgatcatcatcatctacctTGCCTTTGGCCCGACGAGCAATCCGAGCTTGCTCTGCCCCGTCTCAAGGTCTTCTTTGATTCGGAACTTGCATCTCGctcttactcactcactcactcacacacacacggGGTATTTTGGTGAAGTCCTGATCTCCTCAATGGCCACCGAAGAAGCCAGTCGGAGCTCCACACGCACTCACACATGATTGAATAGGAGACCTCCACATACTGTTCATACGTTTATGAGTGTGTGCGTTCGTGTGTGGATGTGGGATCGTATGTGCCGGAAAAAAACCCTCGtcctccccctcctctctctctttccatgCGTAGTCCTTGCGCTTTGAGTAAAGCTACTGTATGTATGTGGTAGTGCTCCTTCCTGATATTCCGGTCCCATTTGCCTTTTCGGCTTCTAGCTTGGCGACCAAATCCATTGCCCAAAACCCCAAATACTCGCGATGCATGCTTAGGAAGTGACGCCAGAGGGAGCACCACGTCATATGTGGACATGTGAGACAGGAAAGGCTTGGGTAGAGGACATGAAACAGCGCCCTCTGGCTCAATTTAGGACGCATTTGCTTGGTTGTCCTCATACCAGTGTCATACAATGTTTTTAAAAACTAGGATGGGGGGGTCGTCATGTAATGCGAGGAAATTGAAGGGACCACCCCAAGGAACCTGCGAGATCCCTGGGTTTCAAACTGCTAAGCTGATTATGTTAATCAACCCTGTTACAGCAATAAACCCTGATTTAACCCTTTGACTTTGCATTTATGGCTTGTTTCAAGTTTTTACCTACAGCCACGAGGGGGTCCACCAAGGTGGTATCGGACAAGAAAAGAAGTCCTCTTTTATGCCGGGTTGAGTGGTCTCGGCATGTGCCAAAACTCATAAAAGCCCCGAAGAACAACGAGTGCAAATTAGAGGGTCGCGTTTATATTAGCCGATCCTGCAAATCAATCAGGTCGAGCAGGCGGGTTATCTATGCGAGGTTTTCCCCAAACTCCAACAGGGTTTGAGTCCAAACATCGAAGGGACTTTAAATTGCCCCCAAATGCCCATGACATCCCACCCCTTTTTGCACAGACGCGCCAATGGCATAAATTACCTGACAATTGGTTGGCAGCCGCCTCTTCCTTCAGGTGTCTATCTTTGGTCTATGGTTGGTGCGTCTGTTCACTTCGTGCTTTTGGGAGAGATTTTGAGGGCCAAGTTTGGCTTTGCGTGACGAATGGATCCTCTTTGAGTGAGTCTGGTCTGATAATGTCTCATGCCAAAATCGATGCATTTGTGGGGTTTAAGAGCCGTCTCAGATCCAAGAGGGTGATTATATCATTTGCTTACTCAGAGGGGCCTTTTCGATGCTCAGACTGCCTTCAGACAGATTCTTGTGTGCATTAGTGTCGGGGTCTATGGTCTGGGCGAGATC from Tigriopus californicus strain San Diego chromosome 3, Tcal_SD_v2.1, whole genome shotgun sequence encodes:
- the LOC131877336 gene encoding G1/S-specific cyclin-D2-like — encoded protein: MVDTLLCEEVFHSPAMRTPSLTEREYQDRIPQFCRAYKDRAILGHKRVIQNMLKLENFYVPNSVHYHNLQDEIKIHMRKIVVEWMLDVCIDQRCHVDVFLLATNIMDRFLSTIRLRKKQFQLLGACSIFLASKMMESNPISAVTLVKYTADTYDRDELLSMELLILSRLQWDLTAITAYDYLDHLLDVLQNPPVQTHDQEVLQDPAHFESLRRQSERLITLCNTDPQFMTVPPSIVASAALTSAMQQDFESQPPMGPLVNLNDLVDRLRKYTNIELDSLRHCIDQIEELFISGANPGHESNSTTSKDRTRLGESRLQGPSRGRQQDPSVSSDSLYYSSPDHSHATSLSRPSPSKTPTSGNQLTSSKSPSSFSSSTLSSSRTTTTTTNPLTPLNPPPPPPPFSPPCISNQPLLLPLEETGRESSFMEEEAMDKDQVQGGQTDLPSSENDDM